The DNA window ataatcatcgcatgatgcattaaaatgagctcatttCTACTTTCAtgactgtttttctctttctaccaaaaactggacgatgaaaaccttcagtttgatGCTTTAGTCTCAACTAGATCTTTATTTAAAGGACAAATTTgttattatttctgttgttttgtttatttattttgtgtatttttccagttttagtgttaaatgttcattagtagatacattttattaatctttgagaatgaatgtgcattattattattacgcCATTATTATTTTAGTCTCAAAACAGTAATATCGTTCatcgcgataacttctgggatcATTTATCGCCCAGTAAAATTTATCATTGTGACAGGCCATTGAGATTTATAGTCTaatgcagtggtccccaaactacggcccgcgggccggccGCCGCATTTGGTCAATACCAGacagcattcagatttttttttcatatattgtgtTTTCTGGTTTATATGTGGAAATTTCTTCGACCACCAGGGAGCTCTGTAGCAGGAGGTGTGTCCTgcaaactgtgggtgttttgttttgcatggcgcattgctgccatctgttggacttttagggaactgctagACTTTTATGTTATATAATCAGTACGATTGTCACagagcggtagagcagatgaacacgtgtttgttatgaacgcctcactgtaagtagcagcttatacttcaaaacgagcctttatgttactttccctcaatggaatatatactagtcagtcccagtgaccgtttcactaacggtttttgcccatgtgctttctgggtaaaaatcaatcgagaaacgcgcCCCCACTCCTTTCCCCCCTCCCGCGCTGAACAGTTTCAACCTTCAAACCCCCACACATAAACGTGAAACACTtgttctgttacaaactgactccgccccccaaccagagaagggaaaagttatgtggcctcacaggaaaaagtttggggacccctggtctaATGGGAaactacggaagaggattagggccactggaaaaaaaaaaaaaaacagttctgactttaatctcagaattctgactttaatctcagaattctgactttaaactcagaattctgactttaaactcagaattctgactttttttctcagaattctgactttaaactcagaattctgaNNNNNNNNNNNNNNNNNNNNNNNNNNNNNNNNNNNNNNNNNNNNNNNNNNNNNNNNNNNNNNNNNNNNNNNNNNNNNNNNNNNNNNNNNNNNNNNNNNNNNNNNNNNNNNNNNNNNNNNNNNNNNNNNNNNNNNNNNNNNNNNNNNNNNNNNNNNNNNNNNNNNNNNNNNNNNNNNNNNNNNNNNNNNNNNNNNNNNNNNNNNNNNNNNNNNNNNNNNNNNNNNNNNNNNNNNNNNNNNNNNNNNNNNNNNNNNNNNNNNNNNNNNNNNNNNNNNNNNNNNNNNNNNNNNNNNNNNNNNNNNNNNNNNNNNNNNNNNNNNNNNNNNNNNNNNNNNNNNNNNNNNNNNNNNNNNNNNNNNNNNNNNNNNNNNNNNNNNNNNNNNNNNNNNNNNNNNNNNNNNNNNNNNNNNNNNNNNNNNNNNNNNNNNNNNNNNNNNNNNNNNNNNNNNNNNNNNNNNNNNNNNNNNNNNNNNNNNNNNNNNNNNNNNNNNNNNNNNNNNNNNNNNNNNNNNNNNNNNNNNNNNNNNNNNtcagaattctgactttaaactcagaattctgactttttttctcagaattctgactttaaactcagaattctgactttaaactcagaattctgagattaaagtcagaattctgactttaatctcagaagtcagaattttgagattaaagtcagaactgtttttttttcccagtggccctaatcctcttccgtagggaaacagctgaaaacattACATACAAATAACATCCATCAAAACgacctaaaaatgttttaacattcaAATACATTCCACTTAAttggtgtgtatttttttttcatttctgttgtaAGTTTTATCACTAAGACAGATCATGATATATATCGTTATCGGCAAAGATCACAGTAGATATCAGGATATTAATTTGATCCCAAATCGCATCTTATCCAGACTAGATGTTTTCGCTGCAGAACATTTGGAGATTCTGAGTCTTAATTactataataaaacaaaattgaattaaaaaacaatattacgcagcaacttttaaataaaaagatcagGTTAACCACAAAGTTTCTTCATTGAACAggatttgttcacattttttatgctttttttatctTAGGAATTAGCccaaaaaaaagcagaactgtgtttctgtcacttttttatttcccttttggattaataaaagatgcttttgaattttaaaatgtgtgaccgggtcagaagaagcagcagctctgtacCTTGGTAGATATCAAACTGCCCGGACATCAGGTTGTAGCTCATACCCAGGTGTGTGTGATGGTGTGTGTGGAGGTGTCGAGCAAACGACAAGTGGTTCCTCTCCCGTTCGACGTCTCTGTCTTCCTCAGGCGAACCCTTCTCACCGGGCTGGGCAGAAAACAGACAGACGCTCGGCTTGTTCTGGCTTTTCTGAGTCACTTCGGGTCAAAGGTTAAAGTCTCTGAGCTCACAAACAACAATCAGAACTGGAACCGGTTCTAAACCTACAGCGATTCGTTGAGTCAAGCTGGAGAAGAATCATCATGTTAAGTTATAAATGTATgtaacatttacaaataaatgttgttttttttacatatttgttaaaactgtcaagTAATTTAGAATCtgtccagaaaaatgtgtttagcaAAGTTAGCAATAACGACAAAACGAGCAGTTAGCTTTGCTATTAGCGCATTAGCCACCACTGTTAGCTTACAATCACTGCTTCTGCATCTCTGGTGGTTTTTACTTTATGTAACACAGATTGTCCATCCAAATGTATATCCATATAATTTCTGATAAGAaccacagcatttttaaaaacgtGAAATTAATCCAGCTGCCCAGAGGCTCTTCATGGACGAAGAGtttatgtttgaaattaaaGATGCTTAATGCCAGGCATATGCTTAATCATGCCTGGTGCTTATGCAGAAAATGTCAACCTAATTGCTTGAAGTTAGAATTAACTTTTTCAAGAACAGATAAAACATCTGCTTCCTGTcgtgtttgtctttctttttatccttcGCTGTGGGAGTTTCTGTCAGAGTAACCATCAGAGCCAACATGTGAGGGAAAAACAATCATCAGAGGAGCGGCGCAGTGTGAGTGTGGCCGTGAAGGAAGCGAGCGTTTTCTCACAGCAGGGGATTTTCCATGGAAGTGATGGCtgggctgctgcagcagctccacggaggaagaggaggaggaggacgacgacGACGAAGAGTCGCCGATCAGCTTGCCGCTGGCCGGTTCTCCTCTGCCGGGCGGAGTCACCTCCGACTCCTCTCTGCCTGCCGTCTTTCCATACAGAGGATAGTGGAAACCTGGAGAACGAAACACAGGAGCAAATGTTCCCGTCACAGTGACACATTTAGCTGGACGATAAATTTTCCCAGAAGTTTCTGCGATAAATTATAATATCGCTGTTTTGAAACTCTAAgacataataatgcaacaatacaagcaaactttaaattctaatgagcatttaactctggaactggtttttagcttaaataaataaacaaaacaaaagaaacaacaaataaaatgaattatgacgtctctgtaaacaaaactgtccttaaaaaaaagactagttgaaaccaaaacaccagactgaagacttttttacagagaagaaaagagaaaaacaataaatcatgcaaatggaaattaattatattgttttaatttattatgtgattaattgatttattgcttattgacAGGCTTAGACACACAGAACTGTGGAAAAAACCGATCAGTGTGTTGAAAGCATCCAAACAAAACCtacagaaaaatatacaaaacactGACTTTGGTTGGTacaaagattatttaaaattaaagattaaagtcAACAATACTACGGTTAAATTAAAGCATTCTTGCTACGTCACAGGGATGTATAACAGTTTGAATTGTGATTAAAATCAATTCAAATTTAGCCAAaatatttactattattattaaaactagacgtgttatttttaatagagCAGCCATgttgatgacttcctgaaggcggagcttcagaaacagcaggagattttaaagagacagaggcccagtTTCAATGCGTTACTTTAGgaagtcatatttgacagcATTTTTACATAACTATGGTACAACATAGTTTAACAGTAGTATAAAATGGCACAAGGTGCCtggaaacacataatactgcccctttaagcagTGCATCATTTTTCATCATTGCCCTCTACTGGCCACTGGATAAAATGCAGGTATTTTCCCTTTGGCTTCATATCGTAGGGATGAGATGTTACATTACGTTTCTGAGTACATTTAGTCTAAACATGCAGGCAGCTGATGTCTGTCTGTTACCTGGGTAGTTGTGGACCAGCGTTGGGGAAACCCCCCTGTAGGAGCCCCCGCTGCCCTCACACATCGCCAGGTAGGGAGAGTAGGAGGCGTGCTGGTACTGGATGTAGGGCTGCTGGGGGGTCATGGGAGGAGACACTGCCGCCCTGGCATTGTGAGACTCCTCTGACAGCCCTCCAGTGGGTTCCTGGTCCTCCAGCCCCTCCTGTCGGTCTGAATCCTCCGCGTCAGTGACGGGCGGGAAGTCCTGGAGCCCGTGAGCTCTGGGTTTTTTAGCATCTACGCCACCCGAGGTCATCTTGGCCCCAGCAGGCTCCACGGTAGCGCCCCACTCCTTCCCACTGCCCGCTTCCCCCTCCTCGACATTCTCCCCGTGCTGACTCTGAAGCTCTGAATATTTGCTGAGCGCGAGGCGGTGCGCCCAGGCGGGGCCGTCTGGGGACTAGATTGATGGGGACAAGTGTTGGTGCTGGTTCAGTGTTTCCCCTATAATTCTTTGTTAACAGAGGTGGGTGGCAGCCATTTTTCGGGTCGGCTCGACTTCAGTCCACGTCTCGGTCCTGCTTACATTGCCAGGTGCGAGGGCTAAACTTACATACCGTTCTATTTAAGCATCGGCAAATTGTCTCTTTAGTGCTTTTTAAGGACAAGCGAAGGTTAATTTATGACTTTCATCTGTTCATTTGACAATTTCTCTCAACGGTGGCCCACCGCTGCTGAATGACTATAGAGGAAACACTGTAGTTGAGTGAACAGAGCCATAGACAGACCATCTATCACTGGCTCTGGATGGGATGTTGATGAAGGATGACGACGTTTCAACAGCAGGCGGCCATTCAGCAGTGAGATGTGAGGCAGAGAGTGGCGTCTCACACATGATTAAGTGAAGAGTTTAGAGcaatttggaggaaaaacaagcaaCCTCTTCAACACGGCTCGGCTAAAGGGATGACACTGGTACGAAAACTGCACAAGCTTTTTGTTCCTTTACAGCTAAAGttggaaaaaacacatttcctccAATAAATCTCACTCTAAACGTTAAAAGACATTTGCATTGGAAACAACTGAAGTAGTATGTCAGAGTAGAGATATAGCAGCACAGAAGCCCCATGGTCCTTGATATTAGCACCTATTGTACACAATGTGAGGTTAATCTCTTTGTGACACTCAACAGCAGTCAGGAAAGCACACCAACAACACCatcagcggcggcggcgggttATAAACAGAGGGAGAAACTTACACTGGAAAACGAAACATTTGAGTCCAGATCTGTCTGACTGTTTGGATTGTGGAgggatgaagaagaggaggaagaggacggtGACTTGATGTCATCACAGTCTTTCACTGAGACCTGGTGCTGGTCCACTATGCCACTGTGCACCACCTTTACGCCCAGACTCTGCCCCCTTTCTCCCCTTTCACTCATCTCCACATAGGAAAGCACCGGTTTGGAACAGCAACCTTTAGCACCATCCGGGCCTTTACCTAGCAAGGCCCCACTGGCTGAAACCCCAACCATATGTTTAACATCCTCAGTGTCCCTCAACCCTTGTCCCCTGTGCTTGGCAGTGAGGGTCTGGTCACAGCATTTGGAAGCCAGTAGAAGTTTCTGGTCCATGTACAGACCTCTCGAGTACTGGCCATAGTACAGGGACTGGGCCAAAGCCGTCTGGGTCTGACTCATCGCCAGCTGGAGCTGAGACTGAGGAGGCCCGTCACCTTTCTTAGGATCTGAGAACTCGTGGGAGGAATTTTTGTCGTCGTCTTTAATGTCCTCTTTCCTGTCTTTCCCTTTGCTGTCGTGAGGAGAGTTTTTATGGAAAGCAACGGCCCCGCTGCTCTGCCTGTCCGGCTGCATGTACCCTTGCAGGTAGTAGGGATCATAGCCATGAAAGTATGGGGACTGGGGCTCCTTCAAAGCTGTGGGAGGGGTTTTACTAGAGTTAGCATAGTTGCTATTGGAGCTCACCtcggaggaagacgaggagctGGACTTGGACCTGAGTCCATCTGAGCGACACTCAGAAGACCCTCCATCATCCCCGGCGTCTGAGATATCAGAGTAGGCAGGGCTGTCGTTCTTACTGCCTCCGTCTGCTGCTAGACTTGAATCGAGTCTCGATGAACCACCGATAGACGGACTGGGGGCATTGTCTGTGAAAGTGTAGACCTTATCAGCCTCTGCACGGATGCTGGCCATCCTGCTCTCTTGGCTCTCTGAGAGTCCGTTCATTACATCCTGTTTGCTAAGGTGCTCCTTCAGAAGGCTTCCAGATATTTCCTTAACGCCACCTTTAGGTCCAATTCCAACCTCTTCCACTTTGATCACAGTACTGTCACCATTGGGAGTTCTGTTTGCTGGTTCTTTGTTATGTTTGTCCTTTATCTTccgtttttcctttttcctggTCTCTTTGCAAGTGACCATTGTGGCTTTGACGAGGTTTGGCTCCACTACGATGCTAAGCTTTGGTTTAATGGGTTTTAAGGAAAGGTTTTTACTAGTGAGGCCAATGGCAGCCACTGGGGACGACTGTTGTGGGGGAGCAACATCAGCTGTGCTGGTCGGATATGTCGTGTTGGGTATGGCAATCAGCTTCGGTGGAGCAGGAGCAGGAGCGATTGGACGGTTAGTCCTGGACTTGGACAGTTTTTCCACCTTCCCATTGGCTTTCTTACCTTTATCAGATGCTCCTCCCTTTTTATCAATCAGTCCTTCTGCTTCCAGTTTTGGCATCTCTACAGACGTGCTTCTGTCTGGGATCATGCAGTTCTCTAAAACCACAGTCATGTTGGAAATGATAGGCAGATTGCTGAGGTCATCAATCAGACCGTCTTTCAGGAGTGAGGTTCTTCTGGTTTTGGAGTTGGCGGAAGGACTGTGGTCCGTGCTGAGAAGTAACCGTCTGTTCTTAGGTGACCCCACCGTAGTCACCTTGTAGAGAGGAGTGGGTTTCTTGGAGGAGCTGTGAGTGTTTGTGCTGTTCTCTGGGGGCTCGTACGTCAAGTTGCTGATGTTGTCCTCACAGTCTGATAGTCGATCCTCACTGTCTCCGTCCTTTGAGGGACCCAGCTCAGGCTTCCTCTGCTCCTCCGCCTCcaggtgtgcgtgtgtctgGTGGTAGCGCAGGCCGTTGATGTGCTTGTAGCGTTTAGTGCAGTTTGGATGAGGGCAGTCGATGAGAATGGGCGGGGGAGGAGAGGAAGCACAGCCTCCTCCTGGATCCATGAAAGATGGGTCTGATTTGCCCAAAGGCGTCGAAGGGGCACTCCGGGATTTCGCTCGGATCCTCTTCCCATTCCCGTTTTTAATGTCGTCCGAGGAAACGAGACTAAGGTCCAAGTCGGCTGGTGGTTTGTTCTTTCGCTTCCCGGCAGGGATAGAGGAGGTTACGTTGGTGGCTTTAACATCATCAACCGTGAAGAAGGAAGGAGGTGCTCTGCCGTTGCTGTTGATGAGGTTCAGGCTGCCCCTCCGTCCTTTGCTGTGGATGGATCCTGCTACGCCGCCTCCTCGGCTCCGGTGGTGTGGAAGACCTCTGACTTTAGTGGCATGGGACGGCTCTATGCAGGGCCGCTCAGACATGCCCATCCTCATCCTTTTCCCTCGTCCGCGGCCGCCGGGGAATTCTGGATCACTGCAGGGAGACTCGCAAAAcctggagagacagagagaaagcagaTGGATTGAGAAGATTAGACCCAACACAACAGCCGTCCCCAGTGGCTACCGCAGGCCTCACTAGTAGAAATATTTCCCTAAGGCACATTGAACCAAAGCTTAGCATCACAGTGGAGCTGAACCTTGTCAGCCCTACTGTGATGAACAAGGGTTGTATATGTGTGCAGCATTTCCCCTATCATTGTGTAGGGGCCGCCTCCTCCACCAACAAGAACCCCAAATGTCTGGAATCTCTCAAACGTAACGTCATCAATGTCCAGTCATTGATTCATCAAGGTCACTATGCAGTAGTGTTGTAAAACAGAGATCCCAGTACAACACTGTGATTTAAATAAtgccacaaaacacacaagtcTTGTTATGTTCAAAGAGTTTGTTGCAATGGGATCTGCTTTTGGTCAGAATATTAGGAACAACAGCCAAAAACACAGTGGAAAGTCTTAACATGCAGTCAATGTCATAGAGGACATCATTTAAATCTATACATGTTTTAGTTGGGTgggttttatgttgtgtttgaactggaaaaacaaaaacacaacgtcggctgaacattttaaaatgatgagcATTTGGGGTGCAAACGGAGGGCACTTCATATTTTAACCAGGAATGAGCTGAAATCAGATTCCAACTCAAAGTGAACCACTTCACCCTGACGTTAagcacaaactgtttttttcctgcacaaagcctgtttttatttgataaacaTGAAAGAATCTGCAAAATCCACCATTATCTCCGTCTTTGAGTCGTTTGGTATTCACACAGCGTTCCCCGTTTACCTTGAAGTCTTTTGATGCTGTTCGCTGCTGCGCTTTGCATCTTAACGCTGCTTTTCCACACGTTTCCAGTACGTGCTGTTATTTATACCAGGAACCTGTCTGCTGATGCCGCGGCTCTGCATCCGTAACGACCCTTTCATGCAGTCGTCGCTGCACTTTTTCCCAGAACCGGATGGTGTTAAATAATCCAGAGCAAATTcagagtttagatttttttaagaagaagaTATCTCAGGTTTCCTGtgatgtttgtaaatgtttttttttacagttgctGCTGAAACCTCCAGCTATTTCTTTGATATTCCTGCcacatttcctgcttttgggcCTTTATTTAACAGAGTGACGGTGgtttagaaacacattttctataGACGTTTGTCTGattatatttaatctttttcacttacttcagaaaatgaatcaacaagaaaaaaaaggagctttATTTCATTGAGCTACGTTATGAAACTGCATTCGGCCTCCGCCGAGTCGAAATGAAAAAAGCAATTTAGTCCCCACTTTTGGAGATTAAGCTGTAATTGCCATGACAACTATCACTTACATACAGGAGCAATAATTGAAAGGTTTCAGGAGAGCGAGGGAGGCACCGTCACGTTTCCCACTCAGCGGCTCTCAGTTTATAAAACGGTTTGGATGCAGAGCGGAGAGTGTTTTTTAGTAAAGCTCATCACCGAACAGCGGCTGAAACCCTCCGAGACAACTTACACCTTTAATCATCTTTGCAGCAATAGAGAAAAAACGAGTTTCTGTCCTGCGAACCGGAGCAGTGGTCGTCGGTTTAACACCCCGGATCAGGCTGAGCTGACGCGGTTTAAACCGTTTCACTGTGTTCATCTCCACCAGCAGGATTTTTATAAGTGTGGAAACGGAGACAACAGATTTCAGTCCGTCATTCCTGCTTGCATCTGCACTggatgcagcagctgctgctaaTCAAACGCATTCATTAACTGATTGTAATCAGCAGCCATGTTTCCATCCAATTGTCatgtgaacttttaaaatgtcacaaaaaaagaagaataaaaggaaatgcaaattAGCCGTTTGCATAGTTTGGAGTAGGGCTGCAGCACCGATTGCAGTTGATCTCCGATTACTGATCTGCAAACAACCCAACCTGCtaattaagttttgttttagatgttgctccgtgtggggctgcacagtggtagagctgttgccttgcagcaagaaggttctgggttcgattccctggtctttctgcatggagtctccatgttctccctgtgcatggtgggttttctccaggtactccggtttcctcccacagtccaaaagcatgactgtcaggttgaatggtctgtctaaattgtccctaggtgtgagtgtgtgtgtgtgtgtgtgNNNNNNNNNNNNNNNNNNNNNNNNNNNNNNNNNNNNNNNNNNNNNNNNNNNNNNNNNNNNNNNNNNNNNNNNNNNNNNNNNNNNNNNNNNNNNNNNNNNNNNNNNNNNNNNNNNNNNNNNNNNNNNNNNNNNNNNNNNNNNNNNNNNNNNNNNNNNNNNNNNNNNNNNNNNNNNNNNNNNNNNNNNNNNNNNNNNNNNNNNNNNNNNNNNNNNNNNNNNNNNNNNNNNNNNNNNNNNNNNNNNNNNNNNNNNNNNNNNNNNNNNNNNNNNNNNNNNNNNNNNNNNNNNNNNNNNNNNNNNNNNNNNNNNNNNNNNNNNNNNNNNNNNNNNNNNNNNNNNNNNNNNNNNNNNNNNNNNNNNNNNNNNNNNNNNNNNNNNNNNNNNNNNNNNNNNNNNNNNNNNNNNNNNNNNNNNNNNNNNNNNNNNNNNNNNNNNNNNNNNNNNNNNNNNNNNNNNNNNNNNNNNNNNNNNNNNNNNNNNNNNNNNNNNNNNNNNNNNNNNNNNNNNNNNNNNNNNNNNNNNNNNNNNNNNNNNNNNNNNNNNNNNNNNNNNNNNNNNNNNNNNNNNNNNNNNNNNNNNNNNNNNNNNNNNNNNNNNNNNNNNNNNNNNNNNNNNNNNNNNNNNNNNNNNNNNNNNNNNNNNNNNNNNNNNNNNNNNNNNNNNNNtggatggatggatggatggatggatggatggatgatggatggatggatggatggatggatggatggatggatggatggatggatggatgttgctCTGTGTAACAAGAAAGTTAACTGTTAACTGCAGACCTGACCTGGGGGGTCGGTCTGCCAGTCAAagctctcactgcagagcagcagaggacaGAGGCTGGTGTTCAGGTAGAAAAGATCGGATCTGCTGCACATGTCAGAACCAGCCGATCAACGTTTAAATGTCTGCCAGAAGGATGTTTACCTTGGAGGAGCCCAGTCGTGTTTGGTGCAGTCCAGCAGAGTCCCCACGTAGGTTCTCTTCCTCCAGGTAACGTTCACCACCAGCACACCTGTAAACCGGGccacacagaaccagaaccctcAGGTGAGAAATGCTGCAATgttaaaattcatttaaaaccaGATACTTTAACCTCTGGCTCCAAAACCAGATTAATGATCCCAAATGAGCTGCTTTACGGTCCGTGACTGCTCTACTGAGGATCTCTGCAGAGGCAGGAACCTCATAAATTCCTCATTTATTTATAGGAACTGCAGAACAAACatttgtctctctctttcttaaACAGGGAATCGGTTTATAATCGAGTCCAAAACATACAGatataaaataatgttcagATAACATCcattacatccatccatccattttcttgcacccttttccctcagtggggtcaggaggtgctggttcctctccagccaacgtttcgggcgagaggcggggtcaccctggacaggtcgccagtctgtcgcagggcaacacagagacacacaaccatgcacacacacactcacacctaggggcaatttggagaggccaattaacctgacagtcatgtttttggactgtgggaggaaaccagagtacctggagaaaacccaccatgcacagggagaacatggagactccatgcagaaagaccgggaatcgaacccagaaccttcttgctgcaaggcaacagctctaccaactgcgccactgtgcagccaccaTCCATTACATATTGGCCTTTAATCAAAGAATGCTAACGGGTCACGGCTTCAGGCAACACTATTCCTGATGCTGATGTTTTCCCAGCGCTAAAGGTGGGACAGCGTACCAACAATCCTGACGGGATCGGACACCACATccaggaaaaacagcaaaattaaaaagtaaagacgCTTCACAGGATCCAGTGAAACATGGTCTGATTCGGTCAGGCAGGTGTGAGGGCAGATTATTCCTCTGAACATCGAGACGTTCTGCAGGATCTCTCAGCTCTCGCTTGTTTCTGATGGAGAACGACGCTGATGAGAGGAAGACGGGcggaaacagaaacaacaagcCAACGGAGCTGAGAGGCGATGAagaggagatgaagaggagatgaagaggagatgaagaggagatgaagaggagatgaagaggagatgaagaggagATGAAGAGGATTTAAACCGGACGATGGTGAAAAGTAGAGCAGATTTCAggtttctgaaatgtttcaacATGGAGACAGAATGAtggaccatccatccatccatccatccatccatccatccatccatccatccatccatccatccatccatccatccatccatgcactGTGTTcagtttacaaaaacataattgtgtttatcttcatgtttatgactcttctctctctctctctctctctctctctctttttctctgtatctctctctctctctctgcctctctgtctctctctctctgtctctcttgttctctgtctctctctctctctgtctctctctctctctctctctgcctctctNNNNNNNNNNNNNNNNNNNNNNNNNNNNNNNNNNNNNNNNNNNNNNNNNNNNNNNNNNNNNNNNNNNNNNNNNNNNNNNNNNNNNNNNNNNNNNNNNNNNNNNNNNNNNNNNNNNNNNNNNNNNNNNNNNNNNNNNNNNNNNNNNNNNNNNNNNNNNNNNNNNNNNNNNNNNNNNNNNNNNNNNNNNNNNNNNNNNNNNNNNNNNNNNNNNNNNNNNNNNNNNNNNNNNNNNNNNNNNNNNNNNNNNNNNNNNNNNNNNNNNNNNNNNNNNNNNNNNNNNNNNNNNNNNNNNNNNNNNNNNNNNNNNNNNNNNNNNNNNNNNNNNNNNNNNNNNNNNNNNNNNNNNNNNNNNNNNNNNNNNNNNNNNNNNNNNNNNNNNNNNNNNNNNNNNNNNNNNNNNNNNNNNNNNNNNNNNNNNNNNNNNNNNNNNNNNNNNNNNNNNNNNNNNNNNNNNNNNNNNNNNNNNNNNNNNNNNNNNNNNNNNNNNNNNNNNNNNNNNNNNNNNNNNNNNNNNNNNNNNNNNNNNNNNNNNNNctctctctctctctctctctctgtgtctctctctgtctctgtatctctctctttctgtctctctctgtctctgtatctctctctctctgtctctctctctctttctgtctctctctgtctctctctctctctctctctcgctctctctctgtctctctctcttcattAAATCTC is part of the Poecilia reticulata strain Guanapo linkage group LG9, Guppy_female_1.0+MT, whole genome shotgun sequence genome and encodes:
- the znf608 gene encoding zinc finger protein 608 is translated as MKRFLSAEENGEPLTDCSELSHNLTASSSSSSSSSSSAHRHAALSSLQTRGPGGGSEPRRSALKRSRGGQEGRADPEEAEAAADHPAAPGVVVQRRLQPQGRGVGGAEGVEMISAAGRDADGNNNSSSSISEPPAGKVKEERKGKNLIRGWKRDRDAAAPPARIRKEKPGDDGASPPPSVFLPEHHQGPGTDSRIPAGDSSTITGGSGKTAADCGVKSGGGAIVVRRLHDEPPAAKKHRGAEKMDPMFTVPAPPAPGHPGAPGSSLPSVPSFSSPALPTSNPKPLTVRTRSVGTNTQDGGAPGPADGDPAFLGPCQPGTSVNLEGIVWHETEEGVLVVNVTWRKRTYVGTLLDCTKHDWAPPRFCESPCSDPEFPGGRGRGKRMRMGMSERPCIEPSHATKVRGLPHHRSRGGGVAGSIHSKGRRGSLNLINSNGRAPPSFFTVDDVKATNVTSSIPAGKRKNKPPADLDLSLVSSDDIKNGNGKRIRAKSRSAPSTPLGKSDPSFMDPGGGCASSPPPPILIDCPHPNCTKRYKHINGLRYHQTHAHLEAEEQRKPELGPSKDGDSEDRLSDCEDNISNLTYEPPENSTNTHSSSKKPTPLYKVTTVGSPKNRRLLLSTDHSPSANSKTRRTSLLKDGLIDDLSNLPIISNMTVVLENCMIPDRSTSVEMPKLEAEGLIDKKGGASDKGKKANGKVEKLSKSRTNRPIAPAPAPPKLIAIPNTTYPTSTADVAPPQQSSPVAAIGLTSKNLSLKPIKPKLSIVVEPNLVKATMVTCKETRKKEKRKIKDKHNKEPANRTPNGDSTVIKVEEVGIGPKGGVKEISGSLLKEHLSKQDVMNGLSESQESRMASIRAEADKVYTFTDNAPSPSIGGSSRLDSSLAADGGSKNDSPAYSDISDAGDDGGSSECRSDGLRSKSSSSSSSEVSSNSNYANSSKTPPTALKEPQSPYFHGYDPYYLQGYMQPDRQSSGAVAFHKNSPHDSKGKDRKEDIKDDDKNSSHEFSDPKKGDGPPQSQLQLAMSQTQTALAQSLYYGQYSRGLYMDQKLLLASKCCDQTLTAKHRGQGLRDTEDVKHMVGVSASGALLGKGPDGAKGCCSKPVLSYVEMSERGERGQSLGVKVVHSGIVDQHQVSVKDCDDIKSPSSSSSSSSLHNPNSQTDLDSNVSFSSSPDGPAWAHRLALSKYSELQSQHGENVEEGEAGSGKEWGATVEPAGAKMTSGGVDAKKPRAHGLQDFPPVTDAEDSDRQEGLEDQEPTGGLSEESHNARAAVSPPMTPQQPYIQYQHASYSPYLAMCEGSGGSYRGVSPTLVHNYPGFHYPLYGKTAGREESEVTPPGRGEPASGKLIGDSSSSSSSSSSSSVELLQQPSHHFHGKSPAPGEKGSPEEDRDVERERNHLSFARHLHTHHHTHLGMSYNLMSGQFDIYQGLSSRSLVSSQQVSGRSSADGEGKK